Proteins found in one Quercus robur chromosome 2, dhQueRobu3.1, whole genome shotgun sequence genomic segment:
- the LOC126713246 gene encoding serine/threonine-protein kinase WNK8-like — protein sequence MDFGMVSKSEAEVGEAVEKDPTGRYVRSDEVLGRGAFKTVYKAFDEVNGIEVAWNQVNIEDVLQSPEQLERLYSEVHLLKSLKHENIIKSYNSWVDDKNKTINLITELFTSGSLRKYRKKHKNVDMKAIKNWARQILRGLSYLHGHNPPIIHRDLKCDNIFVNGNNGEVKIGDLGLAIVMQQPTARSVIGTPEFMAPELYEEEYNELVDIYSFGMCMLEMVTCEYPYSECKNPAQIYKKVTTGIKPASLSKVNDPQVKQFIEKCLVPASMRLPATELLKDPFLATVNSKDLICDSLRAPINLPVLVNPPQLEYHAMDIDSNCKKLSVDSGVKSINGSSNSSTLEFQSFTKNNEFRLRGQKIDDDNTISLTLRITDPCGHVRNIHFAFYLDSDTATAIAQEMVEQLDLSKEDVAVIRELIDNLINQLASSLKSFFENHSYEKNGSFGVDSGSVDTLVKSVVEHPGLPQLADVEDEDNQGSTISDISAEYSVPMASDACNGNALESDYFSHDDCYKALNEYGFNSEYGVYDHGGHNEKSYEANSSESVMINEPAKNSSSSFDLSCSVMSKNFNLSNTCSLSLADKGQYDDLKLELDAIDSQYHQQFIELLRMREEAIENARKRWISKKKISVI from the exons ATGGATTTCGGCATGGTTTCAAAATCGGAAGCTGAGGTTGGTGAGGCTGTGGAGAAAGATCCGACTGGACGATACGTTCGG TCTGATGAAGTCTTGGGGAGGGGAGCATTTAAGACTGT ATACAAGGCATTTGATGAAGTGAATGGAATTGAAGTTGCTTGGAACCAAGTGAACATTGAGGATGTATTGCAGTCACCAGAACAGCTGGAAAGATTATATTCAGAGGTTCATCTGCTGAAATCTTTGAAACATGAAAATATTATCAAGTCCTATAATTCTTGGGTAGATGATAAGAACAAGACTATCAACCTGATAACGGAGTTGTTCACTTCTGGGAGTTTGAGGAA ATATCGTAAGAAGCATAAGAATGTTGACATGAAGGCCATCAAGAACTGGGCAAGGCAGATTCTTCGAGGTTTAAGCTATCTGCATGGCCATAATCCTCCGATTATCCACAGAGACCTGAAATGTGACAATATATTCGTTAATGGAAACAATGGAGAAGTTAAAATTGGAGATCTTGGACTGGCAATTGTCATGCAGCAGCCTACTGCCCGAAGTGTTATTG GCACCCCCGAATTCATGGCTCCGGAGCTTTATGAAGAGGAATACAATGAACTTGTTGACATATATTCTTTTGGCATGTGCATGTTAGAAATGGTTACATGTGAATACCCGTATAGTGAATGCAAAAATCCTGCTCAAATATATAAGAAGGTTACCACT GGCATAAAGCCTGCTTCCCTCAGTAAAGTGAATGACCCCCAAGTTAAGCAGTTCATAGAGAAGTGTCTAGTTCCAGCATCTATGAGATTGCCTGCAACAGAGCTCTTGAAAGATCCATTTCTTGCAACTGTAAATTCGAAGGATCTCATTTGTGACTCCCTGCGGGCGCCCATTAATTTGCCCGTACTAGTGAACCCACCGCAACTTGAATATCATGCGATGGACATAGATTCTAACTGCAAGAAGCTTTCTGTTGACTCTGGTGTAAAAAGCATCAACGGAAGTTCTAACTCTTCGACTCTAGAATTTCAAAGTTTTACCAAGAATAATGAATTTAGGTTAAGAGGGCAGAAAATTGATGATGATAATACAATTTCATTGACTCTGCGTATTACTGATCCCTGTG GCCATGTGAGGAACATCCATTTTGCATTTTATCTTGATTCTGATACTGCAACTGCAATAGCTCAGGAGATGGTTGAGCAGCTTGATCTGTCCAAAGAAGATGTGGCTGTCATAAGGGAGTTAATTGACAACTTGATTAATCAGCTGGCATCCAGcttgaaatctttttttgaAAACCATTCATATGAAAAAAATGGTTCATTTGGTGTGGATTCAGGATCTGTAGACACTTTGGTCAAGTCAGTTGTTGAGCACCCTGGTCTCCCGCAATTGGCTGATGTGGAAGATGAAGACAATCAAGGATCAACCATTTCAGATATATCAGCTGAGTACAGTGTCCCAATGGCCTCAGACGCCTGTAATGGCAATGCTTTAGAGTCTGATTATTTCAGTCACGATGACTGCTATAAAGCTTTAAATGAGTATGGATTCAATTCAGAGTATGGGGTTTATGACCATGGTGGGCATAATGAGAAGAGCTATGAAGCTAATTCCAGTGAATCTGTTATGATTAATGAACCTGCAAAAAACTCTTCAAGCTCCTTTGATCTTTCATGTTCTGTTATGTCAAAAAACTTTAACTTGTCAAACACATGCTCTCTATCTCTGGCAGACAAGGGCCAGTATGATGACCTAAAGCTGGAGCTGGATGCAATTGATTCGCAGTATCACCAACAATTCATTGAACTCTTGAGGATGAGGGAGGAAGCAATAGAAAATGCCAGAAAGAGGTGgatatcaaagaagaaaatatctGTTATTTGA
- the LOC126713247 gene encoding protein yippee-like At4g27745, whose protein sequence is MAELVGPRLYSCCNCRTHVALHDDVISKSFQGKNGRAFLFSHTMNIMVGRKEDRQLMTGLHTVADIYCLDCREVLGWKYERAYEETQKYKEGKFILEKSKIVKENW, encoded by the exons ATGGCAGAGCTGGTTGGGCCGAGATTGTACAGTTGCTGTAATTGTCGAACTCATGTCGCCCTTCATGATGATGTCATTTCTAAATCCTTTCAG GGGAAAAATGGTCGAGCATTTCTGTTCTCCCACACGATGAACATTATGGTTGGACGCAAAGAGGACAGGCAGCTCATGACTGGTCTCCACACCGTTGCCGATATTTACTGCCTCGATTGCCGTGAGGTGCTTGGTTGGAAGTATGAACGAGCCTATGAGGAGACACAGAAGTACAAGGAAGGGAAGTTCATCCTTGAGAAGTCAAAAATAGTCAAGGAAAACTGGTAG